The Saccharomonospora glauca K62 genome has a segment encoding these proteins:
- a CDS encoding DeoR/GlpR family DNA-binding transcription regulator, with protein MDGTLRSRRRALIRDRVRADGFVRTSALAEEFGVSVMTIHRDLDALQTQGWLARVRGGATAMPSQTFHGDIAQRMTAMRREKRALAAAALEHVRPGDTVMLDESTTCLHLAERLAERAPLTVITYFQPVVTMLAGVPGITLIALGGEYFPAYDAFLGLYTAEGVAKVRADTLFMSTTAVAGNRCYHHSQATVQVKRAMLASASRSVLMVDHTKFTRDGLYALAPLADFDLVLADDGLPVAEQRRVRDSGATLTVVGVG; from the coding sequence ATGGACGGCACCCTCCGGTCGCGGCGGCGGGCGTTGATCAGGGATCGGGTCCGCGCGGACGGATTCGTGCGCACGTCCGCGCTGGCGGAGGAGTTCGGCGTCAGCGTGATGACGATCCACCGCGATCTCGACGCGCTGCAGACCCAGGGCTGGCTCGCTCGGGTGCGTGGCGGGGCGACCGCGATGCCGTCGCAGACCTTCCACGGCGACATCGCGCAGCGGATGACCGCGATGCGACGTGAGAAGCGCGCGCTGGCCGCCGCGGCCCTGGAGCACGTGCGACCGGGCGACACCGTGATGCTCGACGAGAGCACCACGTGCCTGCATCTGGCGGAACGTCTCGCCGAGCGTGCCCCGCTGACCGTGATCACGTACTTCCAGCCGGTGGTGACGATGCTCGCCGGCGTTCCGGGCATCACGCTCATCGCGCTGGGCGGGGAGTACTTCCCGGCCTACGACGCGTTCCTCGGGCTCTACACGGCGGAGGGCGTGGCCAAGGTCAGGGCCGACACGCTGTTCATGTCCACCACCGCCGTCGCCGGTAACCGCTGCTACCACCACTCCCAGGCCACGGTGCAAGTCAAGCGCGCGATGCTGGCCTCGGCGTCGCGGTCGGTGCTCATGGTCGACCACACGAAGTTCACGCGCGACGGCCTGTACGCGCTCGCGCCGCTGGCGGACTTCGACCTCGTGCTCGCCGACGACGGGCTCCCGGTGGCCGAGCAACGACGAGTACGCGACAGCGGCGCCACGCTCACGGTAGTCGGCGTGGGATAG
- a CDS encoding FGGY-family carbohydrate kinase encodes MSAIAIDAGTSLIKAVVFDDEGREVTVARRATEVRRPRPGWAEQDMPSVWEAVADAVREVLPAAPDGVRFLAVTAQGDGCWLVDDHGEPTGPAILWSDGRAAPFVDRWLRDGVAQEAFRVNGSLGFAGLPHAILSWLREHDPERVRASATALTCGGWLFSRLTGVVGVDSSDASVPLLDPRTRSYSSELLSLFDIEWARRLLPRVLDGADTTAGLTARAADDLGLPEGTPVVLAPYDVVSTALGAGSTEAGLACTILGTTLCTEVFTRTLDTSGTPSGLTLVPGAGVDVVRAFPTLAGTEVLGWASDLLGLAHPRQLSDLAERSTPGDDLVFLPYLSPAGERAPFLDTAARGTFWGLSLEHGREAVARAVFEGLTMVVKDCLAATTAETTELRVCGGGANSELWCRLIADVTGVRVVRPADGEVGAKGAFLVGLVATDAQPDVTGAARRYVHLDRTYDPQPALVDHYAERYERFSALREISTRGWHLGTR; translated from the coding sequence ATGTCGGCGATCGCGATCGACGCCGGAACCTCGCTGATCAAGGCGGTGGTCTTCGACGACGAAGGACGCGAGGTCACGGTGGCGCGCCGCGCGACGGAGGTACGCAGGCCCCGTCCCGGTTGGGCGGAACAGGACATGCCCTCCGTCTGGGAGGCCGTGGCCGACGCCGTACGGGAGGTCCTCCCCGCCGCGCCCGACGGTGTCCGGTTCCTCGCGGTGACGGCCCAGGGCGACGGCTGTTGGCTGGTCGACGACCACGGCGAGCCCACCGGACCGGCGATCCTGTGGTCGGACGGGCGGGCGGCACCCTTCGTCGACCGGTGGCTGCGCGACGGGGTGGCGCAGGAGGCGTTCCGCGTCAACGGCTCGCTCGGCTTCGCCGGACTCCCCCACGCGATCCTGTCGTGGCTGCGGGAACACGACCCGGAGCGCGTCCGCGCCTCGGCAACCGCGCTGACCTGCGGCGGCTGGCTGTTCTCCCGGCTCACCGGCGTGGTGGGCGTGGACAGCTCCGACGCCTCCGTGCCCCTGCTCGATCCGCGAACCCGCTCGTACTCCTCCGAGCTGCTGTCCCTGTTCGACATCGAGTGGGCCCGCAGGCTGCTGCCGAGGGTCCTCGACGGCGCCGACACCACGGCGGGCCTGACCGCGCGGGCGGCGGACGACCTCGGACTGCCCGAAGGCACCCCCGTGGTCCTCGCGCCCTACGACGTGGTGTCGACGGCGCTGGGCGCGGGCTCCACCGAAGCGGGGCTGGCGTGCACGATCCTGGGCACGACACTGTGCACGGAGGTGTTCACGCGCACCCTCGACACCTCCGGCACGCCGTCCGGGCTCACCCTCGTGCCGGGCGCCGGTGTCGACGTCGTCCGCGCCTTCCCGACCCTGGCCGGGACCGAGGTGCTGGGCTGGGCGAGCGACCTGCTCGGCCTGGCCCACCCACGCCAGCTGAGCGACCTCGCCGAGCGATCCACCCCCGGCGACGACCTGGTGTTCCTGCCCTACCTCTCCCCCGCCGGTGAACGCGCCCCCTTCCTGGACACCGCCGCGCGCGGCACGTTCTGGGGCCTGAGCCTGGAACACGGACGCGAGGCAGTGGCTCGGGCCGTGTTCGAGGGCCTCACGATGGTCGTCAAGGACTGCCTCGCGGCCACGACGGCGGAGACCACCGAGCTTCGGGTCTGCGGGGGCGGCGCGAACAGCGAGCTGTGGTGTCGCCTCATCGCCGACGTCACGGGCGTGCGGGTCGTACGCCCCGCCGACGGCGAGGTCGGGGCCAAGGGCGCGTTCCTGGTCGGACTCGTCGCCACCGACGCGCAGCCCGACGTGACCGGCGCGGCGCGGCGATACGTCCACCTCGACCGCACCTACGACCCGCAGCCCGCTCTCGTCGACCACTACGCCGAGCGGTACGAGAGGTTTTCGGCCCTCCGCGAGATCTCCACCCGAGGGTGGCACCTCGGAACGCGATGA